A window of the Lactuca sativa cultivar Salinas chromosome 7, Lsat_Salinas_v11, whole genome shotgun sequence genome harbors these coding sequences:
- the LOC122195016 gene encoding uncharacterized protein LOC122195016 — protein sequence MPLFLRLLLQRPLQQLLLRGRKVVMRCCSKSSATQKPPEFDGTQDPVAAMRWISDIEGCFFTCSSPEHLKVRFALNQLRLGAKDWWKFVTAHYTPAELAAVTWERFTVMFRDEYVPQVERERLAQEFLTLKQGTESVTTITRMFHERAMFCPEHVSTEKARMSRYLSILRRDIREFAANSSYRTFSELQVNARKREIELETQAREEVESQGRDRRPAQSQPAAKRAKPADPKPGSQKGRTCGKCGKGHDGVCRAESCYKCGKEGHMAKDFPKGFAVCFHCNQTRHRKAECPQLRGSSQGAPQGSAPAAIRATESRPVKAEAPRARGRAFQLTAEEVRAAPDVVAGMYSFMYLF from the coding sequence atgccgctctttctgaggctactgttgcagcggccactgcAGCAATTGTtgctgcgaggccgcaaggtggtgatgcgttgctgttccaagagttcagcaacacaaaaaccaccagagtttgatgggacccaggatccggtggcagcgatgaggtggatatctgatatagaggggtgtttcttcacttgctcatctcctgagcatttgaaggttcggttcgcgctgaaccagcttcgcttgggagcgaaggactggtggaagtttgtgacggcgcattatacgcctgctgagcttgcggcagtgacctgggagaggttcactgtcatgttccgagatgagtacgttccccaggtggagagggagcgtttggcacaggagtttctgaccctcaagcagggtactgagtcagttacaacgatcacgaggatgttccatgagagggcgatgttttgccctgagcacgtgtccactgagaaggcacgtatgagccgttatttgagcattctgaggagggatattcgggagttcgcggcgaactcctcgtaccggacattttccgagcttcaggtaaatgcccggaagagggagattgagctagagactcaggccagggaggaggtggagtcgcaggggagggatcggcgaccggcacagtctcagccggcagccaagcgggccaagcctgctgatcccaaaccagggagccagaagggccgcacttgtgggaagtgtggcaagggtcacgatggagtctgcagagcggaatcttgctacaaatgtggcaaggaggggcatatggccaaggatttccccaaggggtttgcagtgtgctttcactgcaatcagaccagacaccggaaggcagagtgtccgcagttgcgagggtcatctcagggagcacctcagggatctgcccctgccgccatcagagctacagagagtcggccagtgaaggccgaggcgccgagggcacgggggagagcctttcagctgaccgcagaggaggtccgcgcagcgcccgatgtcgtggctggtatgtattctttcatgtatttattttga